Proteins from a single region of Pyrus communis chromosome 6, drPyrComm1.1, whole genome shotgun sequence:
- the LOC137736527 gene encoding chorismate mutase 3, chloroplastic-like, which yields MGAKLLQASVPNASAHNASRPSIPTPHFVSHTIFNTPNNFFRSNPGRKLHFPLQVSSSSCATSPIKYLSKKRVDESEILTLDSIRHSLIRQEDSIIFSLLERAQYCYNADTYDHDTFSMEGFRGSLVEFMVRETEKLHAQAGRYKSPDEHPFFPAHLPEPMLPPLQYPQVLHPYADSININNKVWNMYFRDLLPRLVKAGGNGNCGSDAVCDTLCLQALSKRIHYGKFVAEAKFRQSPAEYEAAIRAQDRNQLMVLLTFETVEAAIKRRVEMKTKRYGQEVKIDEGEDDAANPVYQIKPHLVASLYGDWIIPLTKQVEIEYLLRRLD from the exons ATGGGTGCCAAGCTCTTGCAAGCTTCAGTTCCCAACGCTTCAGCCCACAACGCCTCAAGGCCTTCAATACCCACTCCACATTTTGTCTCCCACACCATTTTCAACACACCCAACAATTTTTTCCGATCAAATCCCGGAAGAAAACTGCACTTTCCTCTccaagtttcttcttcttcttgtgcaACCTCTCCCATCAA ATATTTAAGTAAGAAAAGGGTGGATGAGAGCGAAATCTTAACTCTGGACAGTATAAGGCACTCTTTAATTCGACAAGAGGATAGCATAATATTTAGCCTTCTGGAGCGGGCTCAGTACTGTTATAATGCAGACACGTATGACCATGACACCTTCTCGATGGAAGGATTTCGTGGTTCACTGGTTGAGTTTATGGTCAGGGAAACTGAAAAACTCCATGCCCAG GCGGGGAGATACAAGAGCCCTGACGAACATCCTTTCTTCCCAGCACACTTACCTGAGCCAATGCTTCCTCCTTTGCAGTATCCACAG GTTTTGCATCCGTATGCCGATtcgattaatataaacaataaGGTTTGGAATATGTACTTTAGAGATCTCCTTCCCAGATTAGTCAAGGCAGGAGGCAACGGTAATTGTGGATCAGATGCTGTTTGTGACACACTTTGTTTGCAG GCGCTTTCGAAGAGAATCCACTATGGGAAATTCGTGGCAGAGGCAAAATTCCGTCAATCCCCTGCAGAATACGAGGCTGCCATTAGAGCACAA GACAGGAATCAACTGATGGTGTTGCTGACATTCGAAACAGTGGAAGCAGCGATCAAGAGGAGAGTGGAGATGAAGACGAAACGATACGGGCAGGAGGTTAAAATCGACGAAGGGGAGGATGATGCAGCTAACCCTGTATACCAAATCAAGCCACATTTAGTTGCCAGTCTCTATGGAGATTGGATCATACCTCTCACAAAGCAAGTTGAGATTGAATACCTCTTGAGAAGATTGGATTAA
- the LOC137737577 gene encoding uncharacterized protein, with product MGTKMECKSYMPGYYSVRDLNEDPNNCSWPLYYGDKTLSNRQYCNGFLPRATSDAFPGYDKDVVKQTMLEHEATFKNQVIELHRLYRIQRDLMDEIKMKELNRNQIPMETSLSSSPLASQITSEDARKWHDSSFPLVNSVNAGPLVPGVEGTHSPSSAVKGNNQKIGLFPYQNGISSKDVEVMESRPTKVRKKMFDLQLPADVYIDSDEGEQFTDEKVSGTPSCQPNKNCKTELEGGAKLFFGEGVKTDCKGHVSRSDTCLRSTNGLADLNEPIQVEETNASEYAYPLGHDSYQGKIQGPYQAAKSRSQLLGLPKEISFNNSHVVSDKVIQNNIHLENGSGKGWFSHVLEAGQSKSNLKTVSQCLQTERLLISSQPMQGSINNVHETAFHLTDKSKVDLWRERTVCVVEDSERNHEISNNKHLNNFVASHMPSPYHPVLPSSDVARPWTRSVPSLEKTGSGVSQKPLSVQTHPCFPSSATLSKSSQSSVQSNGILGDRWYLNSNSSSNHGSGSEVPYQNGFHHGSSSGSKELVRFPSLSYDYQSSSNDHNGGSEHLRSQGSAAHYKGSTCKDVKFAKEVNLNVVLSNSSSDEEIPQQGLKIVGVEQKHEDHLAALPWLRAKPSSKNEFANAGRVSKTGVDDLNQVFAQDIESVPCENDVEARRTELGDSLCKRKLLGFPIFERPHNAKNESYSLTSPSVENNKRNRGLDINLPCDPSAPDLATLNVSEIVVVEERIDMKVASFRHVIDLNSYVSDDEESLKSPAPSTSVKITVGIDLEAPIVPEADDSVVLVEASAEKQKAMPLSSLQHPAEPPQEELVRVAAEAIVAISSTGPHNHTDESSCSPPEASSTDPLLWFVEIASTCGNDLESKFDIVVRGKDGDDNDESLSDAFDYFEFVTLKLRETKEEDYMPKPLVPENLKLEETGNTLLPNPPRKGQSRRGRQRRDFQRDILPGLASLSRHEVTEDLQTFGGLMRATGHSWQSGLTRRNSTRNGGGRGRRRAVVNPSPPVETIPACAPLVQQLNNTEMGLEDRSLTGWGKTTRRPRRQRCAAGNNLASSVALT from the exons ATGGGGACAAAAATGGAGTGCAAAAGCTACATGCCCGGGTATTACTCAGTGAGAGATCTTAACGAGGATCCAAACAATTGTAGCTGGCCCTTATATTATGGAGATAAAACCTTGTCAAACAGGCAGTATTGCAACGGTTTCTTGCCGAGGGCCACAAGTGATGCTTTTCCAGGGTATGATAAGGATGTAGTCAAGCAGACCATGCTTGAGCACGAGGCCACATTTAAGAATCAG GTGATTGAACTTCACCGGCTGTACAGAATTCAAAGGGACTTGATGgatgaaataaaaatgaaagaacTTAATAGAAACCAGATACCCATGGAAACATCATTGTCGTCAAGTCCCTTAGCATCTCAAATTACATCTGAAGATGCTCGGAAATGGCATGATTCCAGCTTTCCTTTGGTAAACTCTGTTAATGCTGGACCATTGGTTCCAGGTGTTGAAGGTACCCATTCTCCATCTAGTGCTGTCAAAGGAAACAACCAAAAAATTGGTTTATTTCCATACCAAAATGGGATTAGTTCGAAAGATGTTGAGGTGATGGAGTCGAGACCCACAAAAGTGAGGAAAAAGATGTTTGATCTTCAACTTCCAGCTGATGTGTACATTGATTCTGACGAAGGGGAGCAGTTCACTGATGAGAAAGTTTCTGGCACACCTAGTTGTCAGCCGaataaaaattgtaaaactGAACTCGAGGgtggtgcaaagctcttttTTGGTGAAGGTGTGAAGACAGATTGCAAAGGACATGTTTCAAGATCTGATACATGTTTGAGGAGCACAAATGGTTTGGCTGACTTGAATGAGCCTATTCAAGTTGAAGAAACAAATGCTTCAGAATACGCTTATCCTCTGGGCCATGACTCTTATCAAGGAAAGATTCAGGGCCCCTATCAGGCTGCTAAGTCGAGGTCGCAGCTTTTAGGTTTGCCAAAGGAAATATCATTCAACAACTCTCATGTTGTAAGTGATAAGGTTATCCAGAACAACATACATTTGGAGAACGGAAGTGGAAAAGGGTGGTTTTCCCATGTCCTTGAAGCAG ggcaaagtaaaagcaaccTTAAAACTGTTTCCCAATGTCTCCAAACGGAAAGGTTGCTGATATCGTCCCAGCCAATGCAAGGTTCTATTAACAATGTTCACGAAACTGCTTTCCATCTGACTGATAAAAGCAAGGTGGACTTGTGGAGAGAGAGGACAGTTTGTGTTGTGGAGGATTCGGAAAGAAATCATGAAATTTCCAATAATAAGCATCTGAACAATTTTGTGGCTTCTCATATGCCCAGTCCATATCATCCCGTTCTTCCTTCCTCAGATGTGGCCAGGCCGTGGACTCGCTCGGTTCCATCGTTGGAAAAGACAGGCAGTGGCGTAAGCCAAAAGCCGTTATCAGTTCAAACTCACCCGTGTTTTCCCTCATCTGCTACCTTGAGCAAGAGTTCACAGTCATCAGTTCAGAGCAATGGGATTTTGGGAGATAGGTGGTATCTCAACAGCAATTCTAGTTCTAACCATGGTTCTGGAAGTGAAGTACCATACCAAAATGGGTTTCACCATGGTTCATCTTCAGGATCTAAGGAACTAGTTCGCTTCCCGTCTCTTAGCTACGACTATCAGAGCAGCAGTAACGATCACAATGGAGGCTCTGAGCACTTGAGGAGTCAGGGTTCAGCAGCGCACTACAAGGGTTCAACTTGCAAGGATGTGAAGTTTGCAAAGGAAGTAAACTTAAATGTAGTGCTTTCAAATAGCTCATCCGATGAGGAAATACCCCAGCAAGGTCTTAAGATCGTAGGGGTAGAACAAAAGCATGAGGACCATCTTGCAGCTTTGCCGTGGCTAAGAGCCAAGCCTTCTTCTAAGAATGAGTTTGCCAATGCAGGCAGAGTTTCAAAGACTGGTGTGGACGATTTAAATCAAGTTTTTGCTCAGGACATAGAATCAGTTCCTTGCGAGAATGATGTTGAGGCCAGAAGGACCGAACTTGGTGACAGCCTGTGCAAGAGAAAACTTCTTGGATTTCCTATTTTTGAAAGGCCTCATAATGCTAAGAACGAGTCCTATTCTCTTACCTCCCCGTCTGTGGAAAATAATAAGAGAAACAGAGGACTGGATATCAACTTGCCTTGTGATCCTTCAGCTCCTGACTTGGCCACACTGAATGTATCAGAAATTGTAGTTGTGGAAGAGAGAATAGATATGAAGGTTGCAAGTTTCAGACATGTCATCGATTTGAACTCGTATGTCAGTGATGATGAAGAATCTTTGAAATCTCCTGCTCCAAGCACCAGTGTGAAGATCACAGTAGGAATAGATTTGGAAGCCCCCATTGTTCCCGAGGCTGATGATAGTGTCGTTCTTGTGGAAGCATCTGCTGAAAAGCAGAAAGCAATGCCTTTATCATCGCTACAACACCCAGCTGAACCTCCTCAGGAGGAACTTGTGAGAGTAGCAGCGGAGGCAATAGTTGCCATCTCATCAACTGGTCCCCACAATCATACTGATGAATCCTCTTGCAGTCCACCCGAAGCTTCTTCAACTGACCCCCTTCTGTGGTTTGTGGAGATAGCTTCTACTTGTGGGAATGATCTTGAGAGCAAGTTTGACATTGTTGTGAGAGGCAAAGATGGCGATGATAATGATGAATCTTTATCAGACGCGTTTGATTACTTTGAATTTGTGACTTTGAAACTGAGAGAGACCAAGGAAGAAGATTACATGCCTAAGCCTCTGGTTCCAGAAAACTTGAAGCTGGAAGAAACAGGAAACACATTACTACCAAATCCACCCAGAAAAGGCCAGTCAAGGAGAGGGAGGCAGCGGAGGGACTTCCAAAGGGATATCCTTCCTGGTCTTGCTTCCTTGTCAAGGCACGAAGTGACTGAAGATCTCCAGACATTTGGAGGGTTAATGCGGGCAACAGGCCATTCATGGCAGTCAGGACTAACCAGGAGAAACTCAACAAGAAACGGTGGTGGTAGGGGCAGGCGACGAGCAGTGGTGAATCCCTCTCCCCCTGTGGAAACTATCCCAGCTTGCGCTCCGCTGGTACAGCAGCTTAATAATACCGAAATGGGACTGGAAGATAGAAGCCTAACCGGTTGGGGTAAAACGACCAGAAGGCCCCGTAGACAGAGATGCGCGGCAGGTAATAATCTCGCGTCATCCGTTGCTTTAACCTAA